Proteins encoded by one window of Metamycoplasma subdolum:
- a CDS encoding S41 family peptidase, translating to MKKIGLFLTLMAVPLPLVVQSCAWHLNDNNKIVKIEDIPFNNFNNQYNVKPGKIRNYYIKENAVPYISLRDTIHTLNGFLQAEKHMKFMNPFANQWHAIDPSSVMNRMTVDWKDNKIYVDSSNFFYFAFPSQTINYMKHLRTIDSWSNLDKSRKIVFDLNKYGFDILNYKNNILIPYPIFNSLFCSPNYYSLYFNGDNYSGVYFGLSDQDADINDFRNNFFATQLQSAQMRQDSINHLAFSYDFYYGLRDEKLNSNSFNEWLKLSENDELEDNLLSQEPAKYSKGYFDFIYNKLNDRHSWIQMRSFFDGKDAKISEFNSIIQNSPVRKEAKTSRDILSAGRTSTEYLTFYKDMARITFDGFENATNHELETSTTPWLIDTYELLKKAMEEIQEKGSSVKNIVIDLSQNGGGYVSAMIKALGFLTNDNIAIREFEKLGNVSAWTKYKLNRSKSLTYDPSDYNWTILTSNLTFSAANEFVSVFNDMELGLIVGKKSGGGACSIVPVILPDGTTISFSSNNQGVNKNWEIIENGIDVHKEIPLEDFYDDEKLWQAINF from the coding sequence ATGAAAAAAATTGGATTATTTTTAACATTAATGGCAGTGCCCTTACCTCTAGTAGTTCAATCTTGTGCTTGGCATTTAAATGACAATAATAAGATTGTAAAAATAGAAGATATTCCTTTCAATAACTTTAATAATCAATACAATGTTAAACCAGGAAAAATTAGAAACTACTATATTAAGGAAAATGCTGTTCCATACATCAGTTTAAGAGACACCATTCATACATTGAATGGCTTTTTGCAAGCTGAAAAACATATGAAATTTATGAACCCATTTGCAAATCAATGACATGCAATTGATCCTTCAAGCGTTATGAATAGAATGACTGTTGATTGAAAAGACAACAAAATATATGTTGACAGTAGTAACTTCTTTTACTTTGCTTTTCCTTCACAAACAATAAATTATATGAAACATTTAAGAACTATTGACAGTTGAAGCAACCTTGATAAAAGTAGAAAAATTGTTTTTGATCTTAATAAATATGGATTTGACATTTTAAATTACAAAAACAATATTTTAATTCCTTATCCAATTTTTAATAGTTTATTTTGTTCTCCAAATTACTATAGTTTATATTTCAATGGAGATAATTATTCAGGTGTTTATTTTGGTTTAAGCGATCAAGATGCTGACATTAATGATTTTAGAAATAACTTTTTTGCCACTCAACTTCAAAGTGCTCAAATGCGTCAAGATAGTATTAACCATTTAGCGTTTAGTTATGACTTTTATTATGGTCTAAGAGATGAAAAGCTTAATTCAAATAGCTTTAATGAATGATTAAAACTATCAGAAAACGATGAACTTGAAGATAATCTTCTATCACAAGAGCCCGCAAAATATAGCAAAGGATATTTTGACTTTATTTATAATAAATTAAATGACCGTCACTCATGAATTCAAATGCGTTCTTTCTTTGATGGAAAAGATGCTAAAATTTCTGAATTTAATTCAATTATTCAAAACTCACCAGTAAGAAAAGAAGCAAAAACTTCACGTGATATTTTAAGTGCTGGTAGAACAAGTACTGAATATCTAACATTTTACAAAGACATGGCAAGAATAACGTTTGATGGTTTTGAAAATGCAACAAATCATGAACTAGAAACAAGTACTACTCCCTGATTAATTGACACGTATGAACTTCTTAAAAAAGCTATGGAAGAAATTCAAGAAAAAGGAAGTAGTGTTAAAAATATTGTTATAGATCTTAGTCAAAATGGTGGTGGATATGTTTCTGCGATGATAAAAGCACTCGGATTTTTAACAAATGATAATATAGCAATTAGAGAATTTGAAAAGTTGGGAAATGTTAGTGCATGAACAAAATACAAACTAAATCGCTCAAAAAGTTTAACTTATGACCCTAGTGATTATAACTGAACTATTTTAACAAGTAATTTAACCTTTTCAGCAGCAAATGAATTTGTAAGTGTCTTCAATGATATGGAACTTGGATTAATTGTCGGAAAAAAATCCGGAGGCGGTGCTTGCTCAATTGTCCCAGTAATTTTGCCCGATGGAACTACTATATCATTTAGTTCAAATAATCAAGGAGTTAATAAAAATTGAGAAATAATTGAAAATGGAATTGATGTTCATAAAGAAATTCCACTAGAAGATTTTTATGACGATGAAAAACTTTGACAAGCAATTAATTTTTAG
- a CDS encoding lipoprotein 17-related variable surface protein, giving the protein MRKSKLIFLSLGSITTALVATSSFSCSCLNPNPEPKKTIIKESQLRKFKAYIASKEEEISKIYVVILKGTTAEWIYSGQKGVTKEKLDSFTKALNEAKKVTDENKIADAKIKLDNAFKELNNGAIEGKKFLTEKLEFHRIKWQILTAASIENYLLEKILNLQFIVVDNDVRDPHKINSKQIAFSKREFDRYVKAIEKLLQAKTTIEMIEAYAMLKGALEEVKLDGVRGENSYIIPFEYGKEIDEKDDDMKDIVTSLALIPNVVYSPKYPRVKISEEPQWNVYDLLAKCYVNLNGYAVNLTIVSQTDDEEKGTRTVKIKAEKNGKFKEKDVVFHGFESKESKQRSDALKEKHKSMKLEFTTQYTDKKASEAYEIYDHEDVVAKELPELIQYLNDNNLHFGHAEPTFDDAKKEVYLNIHIAEAFGAYFETTITIKGFK; this is encoded by the coding sequence ATGAGAAAATCAAAATTAATCTTTTTAAGTTTAGGGTCAATTACCACTGCTCTTGTAGCAACTAGCTCATTTAGTTGCAGTTGTTTAAATCCTAATCCGGAACCTAAAAAAACCATAATTAAAGAAAGTCAACTTAGAAAATTTAAAGCATATATTGCAAGCAAAGAAGAAGAAATTTCGAAAATATATGTTGTAATCTTAAAAGGCACAACAGCAGAATGAATTTATTCAGGCCAAAAAGGTGTTACAAAAGAAAAACTGGATTCTTTCACAAAAGCATTGAATGAGGCTAAAAAAGTTACTGACGAAAACAAAATTGCTGATGCAAAAATAAAATTAGATAATGCTTTTAAAGAGTTAAATAATGGTGCTATTGAGGGGAAAAAATTTCTTACCGAAAAATTAGAATTTCATAGAATTAAATGGCAGATTTTAACTGCCGCAAGTATAGAAAATTATCTTTTAGAAAAGATATTGAACTTGCAATTTATTGTAGTAGATAACGATGTAAGGGATCCGCATAAAATCAATTCCAAACAAATAGCTTTTTCAAAAAGAGAGTTTGATCGTTATGTTAAAGCAATAGAAAAACTTCTACAAGCAAAAACAACAATTGAAATGATTGAAGCATATGCCATGTTAAAAGGGGCTTTGGAAGAGGTTAAGTTAGATGGAGTTCGCGGAGAAAATTCATATATAATACCTTTTGAGTATGGCAAAGAAATTGATGAAAAAGATGATGATATGAAGGATATCGTCACAAGTTTAGCTTTAATTCCAAATGTTGTATATAGCCCAAAATATCCTAGGGTAAAAATAAGCGAAGAACCGCAATGAAATGTCTATGATCTACTTGCAAAATGTTATGTAAATTTAAACGGATATGCAGTAAATCTAACAATTGTTAGTCAAACTGATGATGAAGAAAAAGGAACTAGAACTGTCAAAATTAAAGCTGAAAAAAATGGTAAATTTAAAGAAAAAGATGTTGTATTTCACGGATTTGAATCAAAAGAATCAAAACAAAGAAGCGACGCTCTTAAAGAGAAACATAAATCAATGAAACTAGAATTTACAACCCAATATACAGATAAAAAAGCAAGTGAGGCTTATGAGATATATGACCATGAAGATGTAGTTGCAAAAGAATTACCAGAATTAATTCAATATTTAAATGATAATAATTTACATTTTGGTCATGCAGAACCAACATTTGATGATGCTAAAAAAGAAGTCTATCTTAACATTCATATTGCAGAAGCTTTCGGTGCATATTTTGAGACAACAATAACAATAAAAGGGTTTAAATAA
- a CDS encoding lipoprotein 17-related variable surface protein, whose translation MRKSKLIFLSLGTIATALMSTSVMSSSCVNPNLEPQRWEYEYKDNELEKFKEYYLDKEKEFLATYVLISQDTKAEYISTGWKGILKEKMDAFKKVLNEAKTITDENKIAEAKIKLDNAFKELDNGAIAGLGYNSVDEYINEQRNSIAEAGGIRNYIQKELDNYTDGCFIADYDGLEPDKINLYQKAFPKKPFDELVKAAEIFVKAKTPIEKYNAFRWLAGLINILPVHLVQGTQKYMTPFKYGEEIDEKDDDMKDIIAALAWFPGYVYPKDYKMHMHKVSEEPKWDVSDLFLGQMGLNVNKYSVNLTIVSQTDDEEKGTRTVKIKAEKNGKFKEKDVVVGGFLTKEQEQKNNALKEQHKLMKLEFPTKFTNQKASDVYNEYQYLSRFFIELPEVHQYLDANNLGCMIDNVEYDDNKKECYAHIIVYDLLQETCFKTTIKITGFK comes from the coding sequence ATGAGAAAATCAAAATTAATCTTTTTAAGTTTAGGGACAATTGCAACAGCACTAATGTCAACTAGCGTAATGAGTAGTAGTTGTGTTAATCCAAATCTTGAACCTCAAAGATGAGAATATGAGTACAAGGATAATGAACTTGAAAAATTCAAAGAATATTATTTAGATAAAGAAAAAGAATTTTTAGCAACATATGTTTTAATTTCACAAGACACAAAAGCTGAGTACATTTCAACTGGATGAAAAGGTATTCTAAAAGAAAAAATGGATGCTTTTAAAAAAGTGTTGAATGAAGCCAAAACAATTACTGACGAAAACAAAATTGCTGAAGCAAAAATAAAATTAGATAATGCTTTTAAAGAATTAGATAACGGAGCTATTGCAGGTTTAGGATATAATAGCGTTGATGAGTATATTAACGAACAAAGAAATAGCATTGCAGAAGCAGGCGGAATTAGAAATTATATACAAAAAGAATTGGATAATTATACTGATGGTTGTTTTATAGCCGATTATGATGGATTAGAACCAGACAAAATTAATTTATATCAAAAAGCATTTCCAAAAAAACCTTTTGACGAATTAGTTAAAGCGGCAGAAATTTTTGTAAAAGCTAAAACTCCAATTGAAAAATATAATGCTTTCAGATGATTAGCTGGCTTAATCAACATATTACCTGTTCATTTAGTACAAGGCACGCAAAAATATATGACACCTTTTAAATATGGCGAAGAAATTGATGAAAAAGATGATGATATGAAGGATATCATTGCAGCTTTAGCATGATTTCCTGGGTATGTATATCCAAAAGATTATAAAATGCATATGCACAAAGTTAGCGAAGAGCCAAAATGGGATGTATCCGATTTATTTTTAGGTCAAATGGGGCTTAATGTGAATAAATATTCAGTAAACCTAACAATTGTTAGTCAAACTGATGATGAAGAAAAAGGAACTAGAACTGTCAAAATTAAAGCTGAAAAAAATGGTAAATTTAAAGAGAAAGATGTTGTTGTTGGCGGGTTCTTGACAAAAGAACAAGAACAAAAAAATAATGCATTAAAAGAACAACATAAATTAATGAAACTAGAATTTCCAACCAAATTTACTAATCAAAAAGCAAGCGATGTGTACAACGAATATCAATACTTAAGTAGATTTTTTATAGAATTACCCGAAGTTCATCAATATCTAGATGCTAATAATTTAGGATGTATGATTGATAACGTCGAATATGATGATAATAAAAAAGAATGCTATGCTCATATTATTGTTTATGATCTTTTACAAGAAACATGTTTTAAAACAACAATAAAAATAACAGGATTTAAATAA
- the metG gene encoding methionine--tRNA ligase, translated as MAKKKTFYITTPLYYPSGNLHIGHILTTTLAWVYRNFKKQQGYKTLFLTGIDEHGMKIEKKAKEAGIDPKKFVNLQSKEFIKLWQALDIDYDIYARTTSKKHENAVQKIFYSLREKGIIYLGDYSGLYSINDEEFFTKTQAIKKDGKYYHPTSGHELVEVKEKSYFFSTSKFGHWIKKYFQDNPEFSTSKAIINELLNNFINPGLEDLSVTRQSFDWGIKIKDFDEEEHIIYVWLDALFSYLTGLDFLGKNNKIYEEFWEKGTERVHVLGKEISRFHLIYWPIFLKALDLNLPTKEVIQGWIITPEGKMSKSKGNVISPYPLIEKYGAEKVKYFFASQVSIDSDFTFSEELMINVLNADLANNFGNLVNRTCKMINNSFSSGTAFKQSNLQPIDIEIYQNIDKVYAEYKAELNEFHADKAIKKAIAFSSKLNEYIDKNEPWKLTEDLTRLNVILNTLLNGIYAVNFMLSITMPKDCAKVNEFLSQKKLDEKTMFDFYKFDGKIVKVEKILFPRIK; from the coding sequence ATGGCAAAAAAGAAAACTTTTTATATCACAACTCCTCTTTATTATCCAAGTGGAAATTTACACATTGGGCACATTTTAACCACAACTTTAGCTTGAGTTTATCGTAATTTTAAAAAACAACAAGGATATAAAACTTTATTCCTAACTGGAATTGATGAACATGGAATGAAGATTGAAAAGAAAGCAAAAGAAGCCGGAATTGATCCCAAAAAATTTGTTAATCTACAATCAAAAGAATTTATAAAACTTTGACAAGCTTTAGACATTGATTATGATATTTATGCAAGAACAACTAGCAAAAAACATGAAAACGCTGTTCAAAAAATCTTTTATTCATTAAGAGAAAAAGGAATTATTTATTTAGGTGATTACAGCGGACTTTATTCAATAAATGATGAAGAATTTTTTACAAAAACTCAAGCTATCAAAAAAGATGGGAAATATTATCATCCAACAAGTGGACATGAACTTGTTGAAGTTAAAGAAAAATCATACTTCTTTTCAACCTCAAAATTTGGACATTGAATTAAAAAATATTTTCAAGATAATCCCGAGTTTTCAACTTCAAAAGCAATCATTAATGAACTTTTAAACAATTTTATAAATCCTGGTCTTGAAGATTTATCAGTTACTAGACAATCCTTTGATTGAGGAATCAAAATTAAAGATTTTGATGAAGAAGAACATATTATTTATGTGTGACTTGATGCACTTTTCTCATATTTAACCGGTTTAGACTTTTTAGGAAAAAATAATAAAATCTATGAAGAATTTTGAGAAAAAGGAACTGAAAGAGTTCATGTTTTAGGGAAAGAAATTAGTCGTTTTCATTTAATTTATTGACCAATTTTTCTAAAGGCTTTAGATTTAAACTTACCAACCAAAGAAGTTATTCAAGGATGAATTATTACACCTGAAGGTAAAATGTCAAAATCAAAAGGTAATGTTATTAGTCCTTATCCATTAATTGAAAAATATGGTGCAGAAAAAGTTAAATATTTCTTTGCAAGTCAAGTTTCAATAGATTCTGATTTCACTTTTTCTGAAGAATTAATGATTAATGTTTTAAATGCCGATCTTGCTAATAATTTTGGTAACTTAGTTAATAGAACTTGCAAAATGATAAACAATTCTTTTTCTTCAGGAACAGCTTTTAAACAAAGTAATTTACAACCTATAGATATTGAAATTTATCAAAATATTGATAAAGTATATGCTGAATATAAAGCAGAGCTTAATGAATTTCACGCAGATAAAGCTATCAAAAAAGCAATTGCATTTTCATCAAAATTAAATGAATATATTGATAAAAATGAACCTTGAAAATTAACTGAAGATTTGACTAGACTTAATGTTATTTTAAATACTTTGCTTAATGGAATCTATGCTGTAAACTTTATGCTTTCAATCACTATGCCAAAAGATTGTGCGAAAGTAAACGAATTTTTAAGCCAAAAAAAACTTGATGAAAAAACAATGTTTGATTTTTATAAATTTGATGGCAAAATTGTTAAAGTAGAAAAGATATTATTTCCAAGAATAAAATAA
- a CDS encoding tRNA1(Val) (adenine(37)-N6)-methyltransferase — protein MSNLKKNNLGFSGDLFVYQDKEMFNYSVDTIMLGNFVSLNRNVSSILEVGTNNGALSIFIAARSKNLKIDAVEIQEKACEIAKQNVALNKMDNQIKIICEDFKTYAKDYAYKCGNKKAKKYSMIVSNPPYYNENYNMPRVKTSISKKIATHEIYLNLEELIKYSSQIIEQKGYLAIVMPMARYIDLICLLRKYNFEPKRIQLIYTRVNEQPKFCMVESRFNSGWGTHYCPNLYLHPENKNDHSYRDEIKALYSPKKGS, from the coding sequence ATGTCTAATTTAAAGAAAAACAATTTAGGATTTAGTGGCGATCTCTTTGTATACCAAGATAAAGAGATGTTTAACTATTCAGTTGATACAATAATGCTTGGAAATTTCGTCTCTTTAAATCGTAATGTTTCAAGTATTTTAGAAGTTGGGACAAACAATGGAGCACTTTCCATTTTTATTGCTGCTAGAAGCAAGAATTTGAAAATTGATGCTGTTGAAATCCAAGAAAAAGCATGCGAAATTGCAAAGCAAAATGTAGCTTTAAATAAAATGGACAATCAGATCAAAATAATATGTGAAGATTTTAAAACTTATGCCAAAGATTACGCTTATAAATGTGGCAATAAAAAAGCAAAAAAATATTCAATGATTGTATCCAACCCTCCTTATTACAATGAAAACTATAATATGCCAAGAGTAAAAACTTCTATTTCTAAAAAAATAGCAACTCATGAAATCTATTTAAACTTAGAAGAACTTATTAAATATTCAAGTCAAATTATTGAACAAAAAGGATACCTTGCAATTGTCATGCCGATGGCAAGATATATCGATTTAATTTGTTTATTAAGAAAGTATAATTTTGAACCAAAAAGAATACAATTAATTTATACAAGAGTTAATGAACAACCTAAATTTTGTATGGTTGAAAGCCGCTTTAATTCAGGCTGAGGAACTCATTATTGTCCTAATCTATATCTTCATCCAGAAAACAAAAATGATCACTCTTACAGAGATGAGATCAAAGCTTTATATTCACCTAAAAAAGGAAGTTAA